One part of the Vicia villosa cultivar HV-30 ecotype Madison, WI linkage group LG6, Vvil1.0, whole genome shotgun sequence genome encodes these proteins:
- the LOC131613066 gene encoding uncharacterized protein LOC131613066, whose protein sequence is MSSTVETKGRTVGGTEHSWCKAIRGGTGIAVLSLLLTKPIDISRFQTALHKLQNSHPILRSKLHSSNSSDTTFSFLTSPTPFIKIQSHSLNATSEILKNNKNDTVSVSPLQKVLEHELNLNTWQEKDRSTTGSDMLFATVYAMPDAKTWVVVIRLHVAACDRTTAVSVLRELLVLMKEDEKDMHAVVEDVVPLAIEDLVPGRKTKKHIWARGLDVLSYSLNSFRFSNLKFNDTKSATARFSQVVRMELNQNDTKRVLDGCKKSGVKLCGAITAAGLMAAHGNKNSCKKYGIITLTDCRLTLDPPLSTHHFGFYHAAILNNHVIKGGESFWELAKRTYGAFSNSKNNDKHFSDMVDMNFLMCKAIENPGLTSSSRTSIMSVFEDTVVDDGGEMQREVGVEDYMGCASVHGLGPSMAIFDTIRDGRLDCVCVYPAPLHSREQMQELVNKMKAILIEGGKTYEEY, encoded by the exons ATGTCGTCGACGGTTGAAACAAAAGGTCGAACAGTTGGTGGCACAGAACATAGCTGGTGCAAAGCCATTCGTGGCGGCACCGGCATTGCAGTTCTATCACTCCTCCTCACAAAACCCATCGACATTTCCCGTTTCCAAACCGCCCTCCACAAACTACAAAATTCCCATCCTATCCTCCGATCAAAACTCCACTCTTCCAATTCATCAGACACAACATTCTCCTTCCTCACCTCTCCCACTCCCTTCATCAAAATCCAATCTCACAGCCTCAACGCCACCTCCGAGAttctcaaaaacaacaaaaacgacACCGTTTCCGTTTCGCCGTTACAAAAAGTCCTCGAACATGAACTCAACCTTAACACGTGGCAAGAGAAAGACCGTAGCACCACCGGCTCCGACATGCTGTTTGCGACGGTTTACGCTATGCCTGATGCGAAAACATGGGTGGTGGTTATACGACTGCATGTGGCAGCGTGTGATAGAACAACGGCCGTGTCGGTTTTAAGAGAGTTGCTTGTGTTGATgaaggaagatgaaaaagacatgCATGCTGTTGTTGAGGATGTTGTTCCCTTGGCGATTGAGGATCTTGTTCCTGGTCGGAAAACGAAGAAGCATATATGGGCGCGTGGACTAGACGTGCTTAGTTACTCTCTTAATTCGTTTAGGTTTAGTAATTTGAAATTTAATGATACCAAGAGTGCTACTGCTAGGTTTTCACAAGTGGTTAGAATGGAACTGAATCAAAATGATACCAAGAGGGTTTTAGAT GGTTGTAAGAAGAGTGGGGTTAAGTTGTGTGGAGCAATAACAGCAGCAGGATTAATGGCAGCACATGGTAACAAGAATAGTTGTAAGAAGTATGGGATTATTACCCTTACTGACTGCCGGTTAACGCTTGACCCACCTCTCTCAACTCACCATTTTG GGTTTTATCATGCTGCCATCCTCAACAACCATGTGATCAAAGGTGGTGAAAGTTTTTGGGAACTAGCCAAGAGGACTTACGGAGCATTTTCCAACTCTAAGAACAATGACAAGCACTTTTCAGACATGGTTGACATGAATTTTCTCATGTGCAAGGCCATAGAGAATCCTGGTTTGACATCATCGTCGAGAACATCGATAATGTCGGTGTTCGAAGACACGGTGGTTGACGACGGTGGCGAGATGCAACGAGAGGTTGGTGTTGAAGACTACATGGGGTGTGCTTCGGTTCATGGTTTGGGTCCATCTATGGCTATTTTTGACACCATAAGAGATGGAAGGTTGGATTGTGTGTGCGTGTATCCAGCGCCATTGCACTCTAGGGAACAAATGCAAGAGCTTGTTAATAAGATGAAGGCTATTCTCATCGAAGGTGGTAAAACTTATGAGGAATATTGA
- the LOC131613069 gene encoding auxin-induced protein 15A-like has product MLGKKMVSLKKLAKKVKVARAELDPAHNKLLKEYEEEKKPKAKKKRSKKRGAFALYVGEERKRYVVPISYLRHPLFKMLLEKSYKEFGFQQRYGLVVPCSVSAFQEVVNAIKCKNCKFDMTNIFDELI; this is encoded by the coding sequence ATGTTAGGGAAAAAGATGGTATCACTTAAGAAGCTAGCCAAAAAGGTGAAGGTTGCTAGAGCTGAACTTGACCCTGCTCATAATAAGTTATTGAAGGAATATGAGGAGGAAAAAAAGCCAAAAGCCAAAAAAAAGAGATCCAAAAAGAGAGGTGCTTTTGCACTATATGTTGGGGAAGAACGAAAGAGATACGTGGTTCCAATCTCTTACCTTCGTCATCCATTATTCAAGATGTTGTTGGAGAAATCATACAAGGAATTTGGGTTTCAACAGAGATATGGTTTGGTAGTTCCATGTAGTGTTTCAGCTTTTCAAGAAGTGGTTAATGCTATTAAATGTAAGAATTGTAAGTTTGACATGACAAATATTTTCGATGAATTGATTTGA
- the LOC131613068 gene encoding uncharacterized protein LOC131613068: MKHYDNYINQRQSVTSILSRATRESGELYKICLTCSLDCTRYLIAQGIAFRGHDESSTSLNKGNFREMMDWVKSNNEKVRDAFDRGPKNCTVTSGDIQKELATCCAHEVTKVIMEELGDRQLYVLIDESHDLCVKEQMAVMLRFLNDKGKVVERFIALHHVKYTTSKALKDALYGILDRHILSISSIQGQEYDWASNMR, encoded by the exons ATGAAGCACTATGACAATTATATTAATCAAAGACAAAGTGTGACAAGTATCCTTTCTAGAGCAACAAGGGAATCAGGAGAATTGTATAAGATCTGTTTGACTTGTTCTTTAGATTGTACTAGATATCTCATAGCACAAGGCATTGCTTTCCGTGGCCATGATGAAAGCTCTACTTCTCTAAACAAGGGGAATTTTAGAGAGATGATGGATTGGGTAAAATCTAATAATGAAAAGGTGAGAGATGCTTTTGATCGTGGTCCAAAAAATTGCACAGTGACTTCCGGTGACATTCAAAAGGAGCTTGCAACGTGTTGTGCACATGAAGTTAccaaggtgattatggaagagcttgGTGATAGACAATTATATGTGCTTATTGATGAGTCACATGATTTATGTGTCAAAGAACAAATGGCGGTGATGTTGAG gTTCTTGAACGACAAAGGGAAAGTTGTAGAACGATTTATTGCTCTACATCATGTCAAATATACTACATCTAAGGCCCTAAAAGATGCTCTTTATGGTATTCTCGATCGTCACATATTATCTATTTCAAGTATACAAGGGCAAGAATATGATTGGGCTTCAAATATGAGGTGA
- the LOC131615221 gene encoding uncharacterized protein LOC131615221, whose amino-acid sequence MSDRFECVVHHGGVFTEFNRLGYDGLEEIWGVDPDYWSYFEVMDSLKELGYPKVDSLWYYDAMDDNELVMLNDDTGTTRMKVIALINGNVHLYVMHPVEAEAEVINEDVDELNNAAIVGTFDELGTIEDLNNLGDNVDEGGPTGVEESANQEDPFGEFNKDGTTGNSNENVNFEGDIVSVDAIVDITLDGTTEAVEFDQIAEGLVGNHNDTEGLNSNKESEEKGKGAKKPKVGRPRKQKVVEEEVEGNGLFDDDCEAEVNKQNFRGLSDSEEYDTDELPLDYDSEDDEVIRDDFPTFKLPKKMDDYKWELGTYFASSEDFKEGIRTYAIHSGRNLQFKKNDSKRMRVICKQGCPWESYCARLADKKTWQLRKIVDNHTCSRDYKVRFLNSKWLGKKITSTVRENPDLKLRDIMEKTKQKWNIGINKTLAYRAKSIAVDIVDGSFRDQYTRIHDYGHELLRSNPGSTVVISSQPCQPSQGGEDNTENIDRPLNPHFQRMYICFKACKDSFFKCRPIIGLDGCFLKGYYGGQILAAIGRDPNDQMLPIAYAVVEGETKESWSWFLELLTTDLGGVRICKTYTFISDQQKGLLPALEELLPGVDQRFCVSNFKKKFPGVKLKELMWKAAYASHPNAWEKIMRQIKDENPDAFNHIWKIPPRFWSKSMFKSGPKCDTLVNNMSEAFNSVFVTARAKPIVTMLEEIRVYLMMRWESNRKRIAKYNDTILPNIRKQLAKQSQLTNYWMVRRAGEVEYEVRHITIIEEKYSVNLSKHECSCRIWMLTGLPCCHAYACLKDQRLEVDDFVPDYYKKECYEACYTPVIYPANGATLWTKTDAADLQPPPIKRQPGRPKKKRNKEAGEQVRSATQLKRAKFGIKCSRCNKDGHNKATCKLPPTVTTTPSSQQTETTTPPSQPAATTAPSSQPAATTATPTTNVSSATPTTSSSQQPPKKKKRLQKGPKKQVASQP is encoded by the exons ATGAGTGATCGGTTTGAGTGTGTCGTACATCATGGGGGTGTGTTTACTGAGTTCAATAGGTTAGGTTATGATGGGTTAGAGGAGATTTGGGGGGTTGACCCGGATTATTGGAGTTATTTCGAGGTTATGGATAGTTTAAAAGAACTAGGGTACCCAAAAGTAGATAGTTTGTGGTATTACGATGCAATGGATGACAATGAGTTAGTGATGTTGAATGACGACACAGGAACAACTAGAATGAAAGTTATTGCATTGATTAATGGGAATGTGCATCTATATGTCATGCATCCGGTTGAAGCAGAAGCTGAAGTAATTAATGAGGATGTGGATGAATTGAATAATGCTGCTATAGTAGGAACTTTTGATGAGTTAGGGACCATTGAAGACTTGAATAACCTAGGTGACAATGTTGATGAAGGAGGGCCCACTGGTGTAGAAGAATCAGCCAACCAAGAAGATCCTTTTGGGGAATTTAATAAGGATGGGACCACTGGGAACTCAAATGAGAATGTTAACTTTGAGGGGGACATTGTGTCTGTTGATGCTATAGTGGATATCACTTTAGATGGGACCACTGAGGCTGTTGAATTTGACCAAATAGCTGAGGGACTAGTTGGTAACCACAATGATACAGAAGGACTAAATAGTAACAAGGAATCTGAGGAGAAGGGCAAAGGTGCCAAGAAACCCAAAGTTGGAAGACCAAGAAAACAAAAGGTGGTGGAAGAGGAAGTTGAAGGTAATGGtttatttgatgatgattgtgaaGCTGAGGTTAATAAACAGAACTTTAGAGGTTTGAGTGATTCTGAGGAGTATGATACTGATGAGTTACCACTTGACTATGATAGTGAAGATGATGAGGTTATAAGAGATGATTTTCCAACTTTCAAACTTCCCAAAAAAATGGATGATTACAAATGGGAATTAGGGACTTATTTTGCTTCTAGTGAAGACTTTAAAGAAGGAATTAGAACTTATGCCATACACTCAGGTAGAAATCTCCAATTTAAGAAAAATGATAGCAAGAGAATGAGAGTCATATGTAAGCAAGGATGTCCATGGGAGTCATATTGTGCAAGATTAGCAGACAAAAAGACATGGCAGCTGAGAAAGATTGTTGACAATCACACATGTAGCAGAGACTATAAGGTTAGGTTTTTGAATTCCAAATGGTTGGGCAAAAAAATTACCAGTACTGTGAGAGAGAATCCTGACTTGAAGCTGAGGGATATCAtggagaaaacaaaacaaaagtggAATATAGGGATCAATAAGACACTTGCATACAGAGCTAAGTCAATTGCAGTTGACATTGTAGATGGTTCTTTTAGGGATCAATATACAAGAATCCATGATTATGGACATGAGCTTTTAAGGTCCAACCCTGGTTCAACTGTGGTTATTAGTAGTCAACCTTGCCAACCAAGTCAAGGTGGAGAGGACAACACTGAGAATATTGATAGGCCTTTGAATCCACACTTCCAAAGGATGTATATCTGCTTCAAAGCTTGCAAGGACAGTTTCTTCAAGTGTAGACCTATTATAGGTTTGGATGGATGTTTTTTGAAAGGCTACTATGGGGGACAAATCCTTGCAGCAATTGGGAGGGATCCTAATGATCAAATGCTGCCCATAGCATATGCTGTAGTTGAGGGAGAAACCAAAGAATCTTGGAGCTGGTTTTTGGAATTATTAACAACTGATTTGGGAGGTGTCAGAATATGCAAGACATACACATTTATAAGTGATCAACAGAAG GGTTTGTTACCTGCACTTGAAGAGTTGCTACCAGGAGTTGATCAAAGGTTTTGTGTTAG CAATTTCAAGAAGAAGTTTCCTGGTGTCAAATTAAAGGAGTTGATGTGGAAGGCTGCCTATGCAAGTCATCCAAATGCTTGGGAGAAAATTATGAGACAGATTAAAGATGAGAATCCAGATGCCTTTAATCACATTTGGAAGATCCCACCTAGGTTTTGGAGTAAATCAATGTTTAAGAGTGGTCCAAAATGTGACACTTTGGTGAATAATATGTCTGAAGCATTTAACTCTGTCTTTGTAACTGCAAGAGCCAAGCCCATTGTGACTATGCTTGAAGAGATTAGGGTGTATCTGATGATGAGATGGGAGTCTAACAGGAAAAGGATTGCAAAATATAATGATACTATTCTGCCCAATATCAGAAAGCAGTTGGCAAAACAATCTCAGCTGACTAACTATTGGATGGTTAG GCGTGCAGGTGAGGTAGAATATGAGGTTAGGCACATAACAATCATAGAAGAAAAGTATTCTGTGAATCTGTCAAAGCATGAATGTTCATGTAGAATATGGATGCTGACTGGGCTACCATGCTGTCATGCATATGCATGTTTGAAGGATCAACGATTAGAAGTAGATGATTTTGTTCCTGATTATTACAAAAAGGAGTGCTATGAAGCATGCTATACTCCTGTGATATATCCGGCCAATGGAGCTACTCTTTGGACCAAGACAGATGCTGCTGACCTACAACCACCTCCTATAAAAAGACAACCTGGTAGACCCAAAAAGAAAAGGAACAAAGAGGCTGGGGAACAAGTAAGAAGTGCAACACAGCTTAAAAGGGCAAAGTTTGGCATCAAGTGTAGTAGGTGCAATAAGGATGGCCACAACAAGGCCACTTGCAAGTTGCCACCAACTGTGACTACTACTCCATCAAGCCAACAAACTGAGACAACTACTCCACCAAGCCAACCAGCTGCAACCACTGCTCCATCAAGCCAACCAGCTGCTACCACTGCTACACCAACTACAAATGTTTCTTCTGCTACACCAACAACAAGTTCATCTCAACAACCacccaaaaagaaaaagagactTCAAAAGGGTCCCAAAAAGCAAGTTGCAAGTCAGCCCTAA